The Triticum dicoccoides isolate Atlit2015 ecotype Zavitan chromosome 6A, WEW_v2.0, whole genome shotgun sequence genome has a window encoding:
- the LOC119315445 gene encoding transcription termination factor MTERF4, chloroplastic-like, with protein sequence MLRLRLRCRALSQLLPPPSSSPISQLLGYHSRLLSAAAPVVSPNPSFAVEDYLVSTCGLTRAQALKASPKLAHLRSPANPDAFLCTKVDKGLSPIVAGLSGVGLSDPEMARLLSLAPDRFRCRSIVPNIHYCLCIFVSYENLLSAVKRNFYILTSNLERVIKPNVAALREFGLGPCAIAKLCLAQPWLLTCNVECVRATAVCVQGLGIPRGSGMFRHALSAVAFVSEEKIAAKVEHLKKTFRWSDAEVGIAISKAPNVLNKTKEFLQRRSEFLISDLGLEPAYIAHRPVMLSYSLEGRLRPRSYVVKFLKANGLLDPDRDLYSVLVVTEKVFMERFT encoded by the exons atgctccgcctccgcctccgatgCCGCGCCCTGTCCCAGCTCCTCCCGCCCCCATCCTCGTCTCCCATCTCCCAGCTCCTCGGCTACCACAGCCGCCTCCTCTCCGCGGCCGCGCCCGTCGTCTCCCCGAACCCTAGCTTCGCCGTCGAGGATTACCTCGTCTCCACCTGCGGCCTGACCCGAGCCCAGGCACTCAaggcctcccccaagctcgcccaCCTCAGGTCCCCCGCCAACCCCGACGCC TTCCTCTGCACCAAGGTCGACAAGGGCCTGTCCCCCATCGTCGCGGGCCTCTCCGGCGTCGGCCTGTCAGATCCCGAGATGGCGCGGCTCCTCTCGCTCGCCCCAGACAGATTCCGCTGTAGATCCATCGTCCCCAATATACACTACTGCCTGTGCATCTTCGTGTCCTACGAGAATCTCCTCTCTGCTGTCAAGCGCAATTTCTACATTCTCACGTCCAACCTTGAGAGAGTGATCAAGCCCAATGTCGCGGCCCTGCGAGAGTTTGGGCTTGGTCCTTGTGCTATTGCCAAGCTGTGCCTCGCTCAGCCATGGCTGCTCACCTGCAACGTAGAGTGTGTCCGGGCGACGGCGGTGTGCGTCCAAGGTCTGGGTATACCCCGAGGATCTGGGATGTTTAGGCATGCACTCAGTGCTGTTGCATTCGTCAGCGAGGAGAAAATCGCCGCCAAAGTGGAGCACCTGAAGAAAACATTCAGGTGGTCGGATGCTGAGGTGGGCATTGCTATTTCTAAGGCTCCAAATGTGCTGAATAAGACTAAGGAGTTTCTGCAGAGAAGGTCAGAGTTCCTCATCTCTGATTTGGGGTTGGAACCCGCATACATTGCTCATCGCCCCGTAATGCTCTCGTACAGCTTGGAGGGCCGGCTAAGGCCCCGGAGCTACGTTGTGAAGTTTCTTAAGGCAAATGGATTGCTAGATCCCGACCGGGACTTGTATTCCGTGCTTGTAGTGACTGAGAAGGTATTCATGGAGAG ATTTACATGA
- the LOC119319266 gene encoding uncharacterized protein LOC119319266, with translation MLRLRSSILAHLLSSPATSPVSPLHRLLSAAAPAISTPTTGFAVEDYLVSTCGLTRPQALKASAKLSHLRSPAKPEAVLAFLAGLGLSAGDVAALVAKDPQFLCASVERTLAPVAAGLSGLGLSRSDISRLVSVTAGLFRHRSIVSNVQYCLPLLGSFENLLHAVSHGSSLVGSDLERVVKPNVALLQESGLGVCDIAKLCLNRPRLLSSNPERVQAALASAEALGVPRGSGMFRYAIEAVASFTEEKIAARVDYLKKTFRWSDADVSIAVCKAPNLIAKSKESLQCRSEFLISEVGLEPAYLAQRPAMVCYSLEGRMRPRYHVVKFLKENGLLKHDPSYYTVFKESEKYFVDKFICPHKEAAPHLAEDYAAACGGEVPARFRFT, from the coding sequence atgctcCGCCTCCGCAGCTCCATCCTCGCCCACCTCCTCTCATCTCCAGCCACCTCTCCCGTATcccctctccaccgcctcctctcaGCCGCAGCGCCAGCCATCTCCACCCCGACCACCGGGTTCGCCGTGGAGGACTACCTCGTCAGCACCTGCGGCCTCACCCGACCCCAAGCCCTCAAGGCCTCCGCCAAGCTCTCCCACCTCAGGTCCCCTGCCAAGCCCGAAGCCGtcctcgccttcctcgccggcctcggcctctccgccggcgatgtcgccgccctcgtcgccaAGGACCCGCAGTTCCTCTGCGCCAGCGTGGAGAGAACACTGGCGCCCGTCGCCGCGGGGCTCTCCGGCCTCGGCTTATCGCGATCTGACATCTCGCGCCTCGTCTCGGTTACTGCCGGCCTCTTCCGGCATAGATCCATCGTCTCCAACGTACAGTACTGTCTGCCCCTCCTCGGCTCCTTCGAGAACCTCTTACACGCGGTCAGCCATGGCTCCAGCCTTGTCGGATCTGATCTCGAGCGGGTGGTCAAGCCCAATGTCGCTCTCCTGCAAGAGAGTGGGCTAGGTGTTTGTGATATTGCCAAGCTGTGCCTCAATAGGCCACGGCTGCTCAGCAGCAACCCAGAGCGCGTCCAGGCGGCGTTGGCGTCCGCCGAAGCACTCGGTGTACCCCGTGGATCCGGGATGTTCAGGTATGCGATTGAAGCTGTTGCATCCTTCACCGAGGAGAAGATCGCTGCCAGAGTGGACTACTTGAAGAAGACATTCAGGTGGTCGGATGCCGACGTGAGCATTGCTGTGTGTAAGGCTCCGAATTTGATCGCAAAATCAAAGGAATCACTGCAGTGCAGGTCTGAATTCCTCATCTCTGAGGTGGGGTTGGAACCGGCCTACCTCGCTCAACGTCCGGCAATGGTCTGTTACAGCCTAGAGGGCCGGATGAGACCCCGGTACCACGTTGTAAAGTTTCTCAAGGAAAATGGATTGCTCAAGCACGACCCGAGCTACTATACTGTTTTCAAGGAGAGCGAGAAGTATTTCGTGGATAAGTTCATATGCCCTCACAAGGAAGCTGCACCACACCTTGCAGAAGATTATGCTGCCGCTTGCGGAGGGGAAGTGCCCGCTAGATTCAGATTTACATGA